A stretch of the Fusobacterium varium genome encodes the following:
- a CDS encoding putative autotransporter: MKKIDIEKSLKRFLKKKVSYSLSLLIAFMITGGISLGAGITAEEIQETKNELLTRIQTEREEIKRKIAENERLIKEYNSDFVELVRKGDFYSKPLMPSTQVFFSYQYLDNGKMKDVTDKEFAKTIDAVNKYYGTSNGGSLLESKDKVIAGNGVAINNEVFRETIEVGANIKPIAPVLPTINPNVSVNVSVPVVNLGVLPGTVRPTIPTIATITAPVVSIPSTPNGVNVSVATPGAVDKITVTVPTMIAPTAPTINISPVTVNISLNVKTPGSITSPTPKEPDRVLNIVDPDASPFSDFSWAWMSGNNPVANTNSSGSSEYSLGDNINVTGGTFWSGVKTDGTIANTAGYTGATQEPYNGQTASNFDGNRTYDKRHLSIINSYNGRWTGRTGNRITGGTFYVAGDVNGISYSPYATGTEAFHLVADVHLENVTANLYGKAAFINAEAFRGGQTTMKNVTINVLRDENTVFHLKGSRPGQEDTSFEGSQFATKFAGNANITIDTKKNSVYAVRNFAGGLKIENTGKIVFNGASNIGVSFLTWVPDKSKYIGKPGAGTLGEGSVDAYIPYVKLASNTPMEMYGDENVGIFFNKKISGYDVGIHQGYFDLYFNIGTKLNSSGGATQTTGGQLGKDGYTAATVDGNVGVYAISGQRNGVDVTQLASQSYFINDPIHNLIMDKFDIKFGKYSKNGFMFLAKNGTVIDIQGIKTTSFSDGINGTNTAEADTGMGTIIAFAEGKWTAAGTSLVGNGLEGKPTEIIVDKNLNMMSKEGIAFFAKDGGLITVKKGAEGYGYGSIIGYADNGTVNINADIKAIDGGVATENKKYNNIGGYAIANGTITVTGNAEINGLGAFANGANAKVYLRGTGNKIKTGVSGGLASLKGGYVEFGGGIIEHKDITPGDHNQKLPFFADDISKINFTGATTITMYNGAVFSGEASDYVGTVGTSAKYNGMGNVTISLQANGINLGVFKNQNIIWNGEAGYLAHLAGIPKVAAIEENGHWYNSYLEGGTMAINKNVDLDAKSDGNTKGGDAFNDIGMEREKITINSGIKITSTDGNGLVLGSNVTANTSGKNADSGYTNNGEIKISGGNQAGVYVSYGHIKNNGLIETDGGSGAVGVNGSKIENTSTGKVNIGTVATANGVGIVGLATKIKADGTPDTPESYGTDGGDTTTKVLEISNKGAITVNGISGIGIYAENNVASAGKERAFVENIGSITVGGSKTSAVAIGMYGKKTTISNTGTITVGAGGVAIYAENGSNITNLGTLKLGSDAIGIMADGTSTITATNVTLESNTGTDTDGKTAVYYKGSTSGTDDKSISLNIDAESFDKGTAIYAENMNLASSGALKVGTSGVGIFVKGTVANTGKNTGSIELGTKEGAVGMYTKTSTISNESNIKVGHSSQIGMYAEGTDSKVLNTGNINLSTDNAKGIYVKSGATTEISGDKITFAGKSSIGVFAEDGAKVKLTENLNFANDNANKNIYIYGKNGSSVTLNTGKSVAVNGIASNFSGEKTVGIYLENNGTANNFSGSDGTLNVLNEAVGIYSKGNNILNVNISAEGKNTTGIFIDGPSTLTGIVTAKGTASTAGTPGTGAIGVYGSGGAVTIGAGGLTLNMNSGKGTGMYLTDGAFATGEKIIVNNTTANENNIGLYYSKGNTSGIVNNEVDIELQGNSSIGIYAADSINLGNEKNIESAGTENIASFVGGSSTLTSGGNITMSGTDNIGIYTGSGVGKNTGIIDITGAAGTSAGMVANTTADIASIENSGDIKAGTNLGMYITGTGTSSGKNTGNITVTGNGTGVYVDGANNSFNGTGGTITSEKVGIYLKNTTAGKITTGNLTIAQGGVGVFGENSVVDFSVDTSSSTEAIGVVAKGTSLISGNIITGEGSVGVYAVDNSVVFNGANIITGANTTGAVPKTSVGVLLKAAGTYTMDNVSVNAKNGVGIYLEDSTQVKTLTYSGSVTTENGIGIYVTDGSTITTETAAININGGTGVYINGGTANLGTTSNTLAINFLENGGIGIYNKGGVLNLGSNITVTGAGSLAATLNGSLNSAGNITVGDGGAGLYGTYDSGTTTTQEVASSGTITAQNGGIGLAATKGATTPTGTVTVKNTGTINVAGKSNATNSPSVAIYTDIANIENAANINVGNNGIGIYSKYNGVTTSIKNDNMTITGNDAIGIYINGATNGITANNITSTGAGNTGVLLERATSISNINVGTVALGNASVGVMATANTISIIEGTISVGKSSDSKSAIGIAANAGSNITLAGTASITTGEKGIGVYAEGAGTIIDVQDASIINVGDNGIYLYSKDAALSFSGNITANNQIGIVAEGGTVITAGPASITAQNGGIGVYIKNAVPTLTSAAITVKDGSTSNHSIGIYYQNAVSVGTIPVITQIGNKTIGVVLDNSAGNTPASGINLASANEQVGVMAKNSSTLTVAGGISISGGNNNVGVYGTDNSTVTLSGNMIVAAPAVIDSTNPMKYSSVGVFLKNSGYTGNGDISIRNYSIGIYGKELNGKSISHTGTTMAVGNHGVGIYGTGTGAEKITLAMTSGIILGKDNSIGVFADGMNSTVIGNIAIGANTSIGIASKGTGNVDYTGDMTIADKVDTGSVGIYKLDGAGTIATSAGNWNVGNSGYGIYVKQTTGKEAEIYNSANMVLGMSAVGIYSEGKNKVLNTGNIEVGETDIKGDHNKISDHLNSVGIYATRGSEVENAVGATIKVHHDHSVGVYVDGANTSFKNYGTIDVDYAGVGVIVRNGAIAVNEVGANIILGSNIVAGCNAVTVGMSASGTGSKIVNNGTITINAGVGMNINEFATVVNTGTLNVNNGVGIEGTGTVINTGTMNVAPGAVGENAGERPTASVGAVVIKPDGTIYINDQYTAIGGTFETAGDIVVNGAHVDITTGTPMFNANSVSGEVKILSNFASTGNGISYKIENFVNTAIGTITGNKLTPVTSPLFVAKVTNSGDLVIVKRPYADLTIGDQFDALDKGLDNILVNSGGSGKDAEILKGLNEYLDGLPSDKFETETARTLAETRGDIYATIQGRMQDINRAFDNSFYELESSYNLTKDSSKYSVIYTDGNYKDSTLGIDDYDYKVMGLLYMKEKEGTEYGSKYGYTLGFAGSKFDFDDGGSKEDVYSLRVGAHRVKNLSEEHKVSWLSRIELGYNRHIAKRKLELDKTYENKGEYNTYSVAFDNRLTKVMYTDLSRQLEVYASLDLEYGKVDDFKESAGSKGGLEVQIKDNDYLSAQAAAGAKASQRIYAGNDISVKITADVKYAYEFGDNYDGNKARLKNGGEGYYSLITPEEREGKLSGKVGLTVEKANHMGVTFEVEAADESNKKDSSIKYGVRFNYKF; the protein is encoded by the coding sequence ATGAAAAAAATTGATATTGAAAAATCTTTGAAGAGATTTTTAAAGAAAAAAGTAAGTTATTCTTTATCACTTTTAATAGCTTTCATGATAACAGGAGGAATATCTTTAGGTGCAGGAATAACAGCAGAGGAGATACAGGAAACTAAAAATGAGCTTTTAACTAGAATTCAGACAGAGCGCGAAGAAATAAAAAGAAAAATAGCAGAAAATGAAAGATTAATAAAAGAATATAATTCGGACTTTGTGGAACTTGTAAGAAAGGGAGATTTTTACTCTAAGCCTTTGATGCCAAGTACACAAGTTTTTTTCAGTTATCAATATTTAGATAATGGAAAGATGAAAGATGTAACAGATAAGGAGTTTGCAAAAACTATTGATGCAGTTAATAAATATTATGGAACATCAAATGGCGGCAGTTTACTGGAATCAAAAGATAAAGTGATAGCTGGAAATGGAGTGGCAATTAATAATGAAGTCTTTAGAGAGACAATAGAAGTGGGAGCCAATATAAAACCTATTGCCCCAGTATTACCAACTATTAATCCAAATGTGTCAGTAAATGTATCTGTACCTGTAGTAAATTTAGGAGTGTTGCCAGGAACAGTAAGACCAACAATACCAACAATAGCAACCATTACAGCACCTGTAGTTTCAATACCATCAACACCAAATGGAGTGAATGTATCTGTTGCAACCCCAGGGGCTGTTGATAAGATAACAGTAACAGTACCAACAATGATAGCACCAACAGCACCAACAATAAATATAAGCCCAGTAACTGTTAATATATCATTAAATGTAAAAACACCTGGTTCTATAACTTCTCCAACTCCTAAAGAACCAGACAGAGTTTTAAATATAGTAGACCCAGATGCAAGTCCATTTTCAGATTTTTCATGGGCATGGATGAGTGGTAATAATCCAGTAGCTAACACTAATTCATCAGGTTCCAGTGAGTACTCATTAGGAGATAATATTAATGTTACAGGGGGAACATTTTGGTCAGGAGTTAAAACTGATGGAACAATAGCTAATACAGCAGGATATACAGGGGCTACACAAGAGCCATATAATGGACAGACTGCTTCAAACTTTGATGGAAATAGAACTTATGATAAAAGACACTTAAGTATAATTAATTCATATAATGGAAGATGGACTGGAAGGACAGGAAATAGGATAACTGGAGGAACTTTCTATGTAGCAGGTGATGTTAATGGAATATCATATAGCCCCTATGCTACAGGAACAGAAGCATTTCATTTAGTTGCTGACGTTCATTTGGAAAATGTAACTGCCAACTTATATGGTAAAGCTGCCTTTATAAATGCTGAAGCTTTTAGAGGTGGGCAAACTACAATGAAAAATGTAACAATCAATGTATTAAGAGATGAAAATACAGTTTTTCATTTGAAAGGAAGTAGACCAGGTCAAGAAGATACAAGTTTTGAAGGAAGTCAATTTGCTACAAAATTTGCTGGAAATGCAAATATAACTATTGATACTAAGAAAAATAGCGTTTATGCAGTAAGAAATTTTGCTGGTGGATTAAAAATAGAAAATACAGGAAAGATTGTATTTAATGGAGCATCTAACATAGGAGTTTCATTTCTTACATGGGTTCCTGATAAATCTAAATATATTGGAAAACCAGGTGCAGGTACATTGGGAGAAGGATCAGTAGATGCTTATATTCCTTATGTTAAATTAGCTTCTAACACACCTATGGAGATGTATGGAGATGAAAATGTTGGAATCTTTTTCAATAAAAAGATATCAGGGTATGATGTAGGAATTCATCAGGGATATTTTGATCTATATTTTAATATTGGAACAAAATTAAACTCATCTGGGGGAGCTACACAAACAACTGGAGGGCAGCTTGGAAAAGATGGATATACAGCTGCAACTGTTGATGGAAATGTTGGGGTCTATGCTATCTCTGGACAAAGAAATGGAGTAGATGTTACTCAATTAGCATCTCAATCATATTTTATAAATGATCCTATTCATAACTTAATAATGGATAAATTTGATATAAAATTTGGAAAATATTCTAAAAATGGATTTATGTTTCTTGCTAAAAATGGAACTGTTATAGACATACAAGGAATAAAAACTACTTCTTTTTCTGATGGAATAAATGGAACAAATACAGCAGAAGCTGATACAGGAATGGGAACTATTATTGCCTTTGCAGAAGGAAAATGGACAGCTGCAGGAACATCATTAGTTGGAAATGGTTTAGAAGGAAAACCTACTGAAATAATAGTGGACAAAAATCTCAATATGATGAGTAAAGAGGGGATAGCATTTTTTGCAAAAGATGGGGGACTAATCACTGTAAAAAAAGGTGCTGAAGGATATGGATATGGCTCTATAATAGGCTATGCAGATAATGGAACTGTAAATATCAATGCAGATATAAAAGCTATAGATGGTGGAGTAGCTACTGAAAATAAAAAGTATAATAATATTGGAGGATATGCTATTGCAAATGGAACCATTACAGTTACAGGAAATGCTGAAATAAATGGATTGGGAGCTTTTGCAAATGGAGCAAATGCCAAAGTTTATTTAAGAGGAACAGGAAATAAGATAAAAACAGGAGTCAGTGGTGGACTTGCAAGTCTTAAAGGAGGATATGTTGAATTTGGTGGAGGAATTATTGAACATAAGGATATTACACCAGGGGATCATAATCAGAAACTTCCTTTTTTTGCTGATGATATTTCAAAGATAAATTTTACAGGAGCAACTACAATAACAATGTATAATGGAGCAGTATTTTCTGGAGAGGCTAGTGATTATGTAGGGACAGTAGGAACTTCGGCTAAATACAATGGAATGGGAAATGTTACAATAAGTTTACAAGCAAATGGAATTAATCTAGGTGTATTTAAAAATCAAAATATAATATGGAATGGAGAAGCAGGATATCTAGCACATTTAGCAGGTATTCCTAAAGTTGCAGCTATTGAAGAAAATGGGCATTGGTATAATAGTTATCTTGAAGGTGGAACAATGGCAATAAATAAAAATGTAGATTTAGATGCTAAATCTGATGGAAACACCAAAGGGGGAGACGCCTTTAATGATATTGGAATGGAAAGAGAAAAAATAACTATTAATTCTGGTATTAAAATAACTTCTACAGATGGTAATGGATTAGTGCTTGGGTCAAATGTGACTGCTAATACTAGTGGAAAAAATGCAGACTCTGGATATACAAATAATGGTGAAATAAAAATAAGTGGAGGAAATCAAGCAGGAGTATATGTAAGTTATGGACATATAAAAAATAATGGTCTTATAGAAACTGATGGTGGAAGCGGAGCTGTAGGAGTAAATGGAAGTAAAATAGAAAATACAAGTACAGGAAAGGTTAATATTGGAACTGTTGCAACTGCAAATGGAGTAGGAATAGTTGGATTAGCAACAAAAATAAAAGCAGATGGAACTCCAGACACACCAGAATCTTATGGAACAGATGGAGGAGATACAACTACTAAAGTTTTAGAAATTTCTAACAAAGGAGCTATAACTGTAAATGGAATTTCAGGAATAGGTATTTATGCTGAAAATAATGTAGCTTCTGCTGGAAAAGAGAGGGCTTTTGTTGAAAATATAGGAAGTATAACAGTTGGAGGTTCAAAAACTTCGGCAGTAGCTATAGGTATGTATGGAAAGAAAACTACAATCTCAAATACAGGAACAATTACAGTAGGAGCTGGAGGAGTAGCTATCTATGCAGAAAATGGAAGTAATATTACAAATCTTGGAACTTTAAAACTTGGTTCTGATGCTATAGGAATTATGGCTGATGGAACTTCTACTATTACAGCTACCAATGTTACACTTGAAAGTAATACTGGAACAGATACTGATGGGAAAACTGCTGTTTACTATAAAGGTTCAACAAGTGGAACTGATGATAAAAGTATAAGTTTAAATATAGATGCTGAAAGTTTCGATAAGGGAACTGCTATATATGCAGAAAATATGAATCTTGCTTCTTCAGGAGCATTGAAGGTGGGAACATCTGGAGTTGGAATATTTGTTAAGGGTACTGTAGCAAATACAGGAAAAAATACTGGATCTATTGAGTTAGGAACAAAAGAAGGAGCAGTAGGTATGTATACTAAAACTTCTACTATTTCTAACGAAAGCAATATTAAAGTAGGTCATTCTTCACAAATAGGAATGTATGCTGAAGGAACAGACAGTAAAGTTCTTAATACAGGAAATATTAATCTATCAACAGATAATGCTAAAGGTATCTATGTAAAATCTGGTGCAACAACTGAAATCAGCGGAGATAAGATAACTTTTGCTGGAAAATCAAGTATAGGTGTTTTTGCAGAAGATGGTGCAAAAGTAAAACTTACTGAAAATCTGAATTTTGCAAATGATAATGCTAATAAAAATATCTATATTTATGGTAAAAATGGTTCTTCTGTAACATTAAATACAGGAAAATCAGTAGCTGTTAATGGAATAGCTTCTAATTTTTCTGGAGAAAAAACTGTTGGAATATATCTTGAAAACAATGGAACTGCTAATAATTTCAGTGGTTCTGATGGAACTTTAAATGTCCTAAATGAAGCAGTTGGTATCTATTCTAAAGGAAATAATATTTTAAATGTAAATATATCAGCTGAAGGGAAAAATACTACAGGAATATTTATTGATGGACCATCAACTCTTACAGGAATTGTAACGGCTAAAGGAACTGCAAGTACAGCAGGAACACCTGGAACAGGAGCAATTGGAGTATATGGAAGTGGAGGAGCTGTAACAATAGGTGCAGGAGGACTCACTCTTAATATGAACTCTGGAAAGGGAACTGGAATGTACCTTACAGACGGTGCCTTTGCAACTGGAGAAAAAATAATTGTAAATAATACAACTGCAAATGAAAATAACATAGGACTATACTACAGTAAAGGAAATACTTCTGGAATTGTAAATAATGAAGTAGATATTGAACTTCAAGGCAACAGCAGTATTGGAATATATGCAGCTGACAGCATTAATCTTGGTAATGAAAAAAATATTGAATCAGCTGGAACGGAAAATATAGCTTCATTTGTAGGAGGAAGCTCAACTTTGACTTCAGGCGGAAATATAACTATGTCTGGAACTGATAACATTGGTATCTATACTGGTTCAGGAGTTGGAAAGAATACTGGAATCATTGATATTACTGGAGCAGCAGGTACATCAGCAGGAATGGTTGCTAATACAACTGCTGATATTGCTTCTATTGAAAACTCTGGAGATATAAAAGCTGGAACTAATCTTGGAATGTATATTACAGGAACTGGAACAAGCTCAGGGAAAAATACTGGTAATATAACTGTTACTGGAAATGGAACTGGAGTATATGTTGATGGTGCAAACAACAGTTTTAATGGAACTGGAGGAACTATCACATCAGAAAAAGTTGGAATTTATTTAAAAAATACAACTGCTGGAAAAATAACTACTGGAAATTTAACAATAGCACAAGGAGGAGTAGGAGTATTTGGAGAAAATTCTGTAGTTGACTTCTCAGTGGATACATCTTCTTCTACTGAAGCAATAGGGGTTGTAGCTAAAGGAACATCGCTAATTTCAGGAAATATTATTACTGGAGAAGGTTCAGTTGGTGTTTATGCTGTTGATAATAGTGTTGTATTTAATGGAGCTAATATCATTACTGGAGCAAATACTACTGGCGCTGTGCCAAAAACATCTGTAGGTGTCCTTTTAAAAGCTGCTGGGACTTATACAATGGATAATGTTAGTGTTAATGCTAAAAATGGTGTTGGAATATATCTTGAAGATTCAACACAAGTAAAGACTTTAACATATAGTGGAAGTGTAACTACTGAAAATGGAATAGGTATATATGTAACAGATGGAAGTACTATTACAACAGAAACAGCTGCTATTAATATCAATGGAGGAACAGGAGTATATATTAATGGTGGTACAGCTAATCTTGGTACTACATCTAATACTCTGGCAATAAACTTCCTAGAGAACGGTGGAATAGGAATATACAATAAAGGCGGAGTACTTAATCTTGGAAGTAATATAACTGTCACAGGAGCAGGTTCTCTGGCAGCTACTTTAAATGGTAGTCTAAATTCAGCTGGGAACATTACTGTTGGTGATGGGGGAGCTGGACTTTATGGAACATATGATTCTGGCACAACAACGACTCAAGAAGTTGCATCTTCTGGAACTATTACAGCTCAAAATGGTGGAATAGGTCTTGCAGCAACAAAAGGAGCAACAACTCCTACTGGAACAGTAACAGTAAAAAATACTGGAACAATTAATGTAGCTGGAAAATCAAATGCTACTAACTCTCCTTCTGTTGCAATATATACAGATATAGCAAATATAGAAAATGCAGCAAATATAAATGTAGGAAATAATGGAATAGGTATATATTCTAAATATAATGGTGTAACTACATCTATCAAAAATGATAATATGACTATTACAGGAAATGATGCAATAGGAATATATATCAATGGTGCTACAAATGGCATTACTGCAAATAATATAACATCTACTGGGGCAGGTAATACAGGAGTACTTCTTGAGAGAGCAACATCAATTTCAAATATAAATGTAGGAACTGTTGCTTTAGGTAATGCAAGTGTTGGAGTAATGGCAACAGCTAATACAATTTCTATAATTGAAGGAACTATTAGTGTAGGTAAATCAAGTGATTCTAAGAGTGCAATAGGAATAGCAGCAAATGCTGGTTCTAATATAACTTTAGCAGGAACTGCATCGATCACAACTGGAGAAAAAGGAATAGGAGTATATGCTGAGGGAGCTGGCACTATTATTGATGTTCAAGATGCTTCTATAATCAATGTAGGAGATAATGGAATATATCTATATTCTAAAGATGCTGCACTAAGTTTCAGTGGAAATATTACAGCTAACAACCAAATAGGAATAGTAGCTGAGGGTGGAACAGTAATTACTGCTGGGCCAGCAAGTATTACAGCTCAAAATGGTGGAATAGGGGTATATATAAAAAATGCTGTACCTACTTTGACTTCAGCAGCAATAACAGTAAAAGATGGTTCTACAAGCAATCATTCTATTGGAATTTACTATCAAAATGCAGTTTCAGTAGGAACAATTCCAGTAATTACTCAAATAGGAAACAAAACTATAGGAGTTGTACTGGATAATTCAGCTGGAAATACTCCTGCAAGTGGAATAAACCTTGCTAGTGCAAATGAACAGGTAGGGGTAATGGCAAAAAATAGTTCTACTCTTACAGTAGCAGGGGGTATAAGTATCTCTGGAGGAAACAACAATGTTGGGGTATACGGAACTGATAACAGTACAGTTACACTTAGTGGAAATATGATTGTAGCTGCACCTGCTGTTATAGATTCAACTAATCCAATGAAGTATTCATCAGTTGGAGTATTCTTGAAAAATAGTGGATATACAGGAAATGGAGATATTTCTATTAGAAACTATAGTATTGGAATCTATGGAAAAGAATTAAATGGTAAATCTATTTCACATACTGGAACTACTATGGCAGTAGGAAATCACGGAGTTGGAATCTATGGAACTGGTACTGGAGCAGAAAAAATAACACTAGCAATGACTTCTGGTATAATACTTGGAAAAGATAATTCTATTGGAGTATTTGCTGATGGAATGAATTCAACAGTAATTGGGAACATAGCTATTGGGGCTAATACAAGTATAGGTATAGCAAGTAAAGGAACAGGAAATGTTGACTATACTGGAGATATGACTATTGCAGATAAAGTTGATACAGGTTCAGTGGGAATATATAAGCTTGATGGTGCTGGAACAATTGCAACATCAGCTGGAAACTGGAATGTTGGAAATAGCGGTTATGGAATTTATGTAAAACAAACAACAGGAAAAGAAGCAGAAATCTATAATAGCGCTAATATGGTTCTTGGAATGTCAGCTGTAGGTATTTATTCGGAAGGAAAAAATAAAGTACTTAATACTGGAAACATAGAAGTAGGAGAAACTGACATAAAAGGAGATCATAATAAAATATCTGATCATCTAAACTCAGTAGGTATATATGCTACTAGAGGAAGTGAAGTGGAAAATGCTGTTGGAGCTACAATTAAAGTACATCATGATCATTCTGTAGGAGTATATGTTGATGGAGCAAATACAAGCTTTAAAAACTATGGAACAATAGATGTAGATTATGCTGGAGTAGGGGTCATTGTTAGAAATGGAGCAATAGCAGTGAATGAGGTAGGAGCAAATATAATACTTGGAAGCAATATTGTTGCAGGATGTAATGCAGTTACAGTAGGAATGTCAGCATCAGGAACAGGAAGTAAAATAGTTAACAATGGGACAATAACAATTAACGCAGGTGTGGGAATGAATATTAATGAATTTGCAACTGTAGTTAATACAGGTACATTAAATGTTAATAATGGTGTTGGTATAGAAGGAACTGGAACTGTAATCAATACAGGAACTATGAATGTAGCCCCTGGTGCAGTTGGAGAAAATGCAGGTGAGCGTCCTACTGCTAGTGTAGGAGCTGTTGTAATAAAACCAGATGGAACAATATATATAAATGATCAATATACAGCTATTGGTGGAACTTTTGAAACTGCTGGAGATATTGTAGTAAATGGCGCACATGTAGATATTACAACAGGAACACCTATGTTTAATGCAAACAGTGTATCTGGAGAAGTAAAAATACTTTCAAACTTTGCATCAACAGGAAATGGTATTTCATATAAAATAGAGAATTTTGTAAATACAGCAATAGGAACAATAACAGGAAATAAACTTACTCCTGTTACATCACCATTGTTTGTAGCTAAAGTAACAAATTCAGGAGATCTTGTTATTGTTAAAAGACCATATGCTGATTTGACAATAGGAGATCAGTTTGATGCATTAGATAAAGGTTTAGATAACATTCTTGTCAACAGTGGAGGAAGTGGAAAAGATGCTGAAATATTAAAAGGTTTGAATGAATATTTAGATGGACTTCCTTCAGATAAATTTGAAACAGAAACAGCTAGAACTTTAGCAGAAACAAGAGGGGATATCTATGCAACTATTCAAGGAAGAATGCAGGACATCAACAGAGCATTTGACAACTCTTTCTATGAACTTGAGTCTTCATATAATCTAACTAAAGACAGCAGTAAATACAGTGTAATTTATACTGATGGAAACTACAAAGATTCAACTTTAGGAATAGATGACTATGATTACAAGGTAATGGGACTTCTATACATGAAGGAAAAAGAAGGAACAGAATATGGAAGTAAATATGGATATACATTAGGATTTGCCGGATCGAAGTTTGACTTTGATGATGGTGGTTCAAAAGAAGATGTATACTCATTGAGAGTAGGAGCACACAGAGTTAAAAATCTAAGTGAAGAGCATAAAGTATCTTGGTTATCAAGAATAGAACTTGGATACAACAGACACATTGCTAAGAGAAAACTTGAACTTGATAAAACTTATGAAAATAAGGGAGAGTACAATACTTACTCTGTAGCATTTGACAACAGACTTACTAAAGTTATGTATACAGATCTTTCTAGACAATTAGAAGTATATGCTAGTTTAGATTTAGAATATGGAAAAGTAGATGACTTCAAAGAAAGCGCTGGAAGTAAAGGTGGACTTGAAGTACAGATTAAGGATAACGACTACTTAAGCGCACAGGCAGCAGCAGGAGCAAAAGCATCACAAAGAATCTATGCAGGAAATGATATATCTGTAAAAATAACAGCAGATGTAAAATATGCATATGAATTCGGAGATAACTATGATGGAAACAAAGCAAGGCTTAAAAATGGAGGAGAAGGATATTATAGTTTAATCACTCCAGAAGAAAGAGAAGGTAAATTAAGTGGAAAAGTTGGACTTACAGTAGAAAAAGCCAACCACATGGGAGTAACATTTGAAGTAGAGGCAGCAGATGAAAGTAATAAAAAAGATTCATCAATTAAATATGGAGTAAGATTCAATTATAAATTCTAG
- a CDS encoding putative adhesion protein FadA: MKKILVGCILLISTASYSSADVLSTLEQLEVNFKQLETEETAMYNQRKAEAEEAEKTLISLRAKYQKLLGTEKYITEVEPYRYYQKDYKELLKKCREEKEEMRKEIEEKEEIINIYQAIM; this comes from the coding sequence ATGAAAAAAATACTAGTAGGATGCATATTATTAATATCAACAGCGTCATATTCATCAGCAGATGTATTATCAACATTAGAGCAGCTTGAAGTTAATTTCAAGCAATTGGAAACAGAAGAAACGGCTATGTATAATCAAAGAAAAGCTGAAGCGGAAGAAGCAGAGAAAACGCTGATATCTTTAAGAGCAAAATATCAGAAACTGCTAGGAACAGAAAAATATATAACTGAAGTGGAACCATATAGATATTACCAAAAAGACTATAAAGAATTATTGAAAAAATGCAGAGAAGAGAAAGAAGAAATGCGAAAAGAAATCGAAGAAAAAGAAGAGATAATAAATATTTATCAGGCAATTATGTAG
- a CDS encoding putative DNA-binding protein: MRETEFIREYRRVRELKNLKTAKEKVEIFWETLVDILKEGEKVTFKGWGSFEVKKRKAKIFNNPKTKKAERIPACKKIIFKQGKLLKKRFNTIGEEENDLLYR, from the coding sequence ATGAGAGAAACAGAATTTATAAGAGAATATAGAAGAGTTAGGGAATTAAAAAATTTAAAGACAGCAAAAGAAAAAGTTGAGATTTTCTGGGAAACATTAGTAGATATTTTAAAAGAAGGAGAGAAAGTTACTTTTAAAGGCTGGGGGAGTTTTGAAGTAAAAAAAAGAAAGGCAAAAATATTTAATAATCCAAAAACAAAGAAAGCAGAAAGAATACCAGCATGTAAGAAAATAATATTCAAACAGGGAAAACTTCTCAAGAAAAGATTTAATACAATAGGAGAAGAAGAAAATGATCTTTTATATAGATAA